A genomic region of Salvelinus namaycush isolate Seneca unplaced genomic scaffold, SaNama_1.0 Scaffold2038, whole genome shotgun sequence contains the following coding sequences:
- the LOC120038018 gene encoding chymotrypsin A-like, translating into MNCLLLLSCLAFAGAAYGCGTPAIQPVVSGYSRIVNGEEAVPGSWPWQVSLQDYTGFHFCGGSLINENWVVTAAHCSVKTSHRVILGEHDRSSNAENIQTINVGQVFKHPKYNGFTINNDITLIKLATPALLGTRVSPVCVAETNDDFPGGMTCVTSGWGLTRYNAADTPALLQQAALPLLTKAQCQKFWGSKISDLMICAGADGASSCMGDSGGPLVCEKAGAWTLVGIVSWGSGTCTTTMPGVYARVTELRSYIDQTIASN; encoded by the exons ATGAACTGTCTGCTGCTCCTCTCCTGCCTTGCCTTCGCCGGCGCAGCCTACG GCTGTGGCACCCCCGCCATCCAGCCTGTGGTGTCTGGTTACTCCCGCATCGTTAACGGTGAGGAGGCTGTGCCCGGCTCCTGGCCCTGGCAGGTGTCCCTCCAAGACTACACTGGATTCCACTTCTGCGGCGGCTCTCTGATCAACGAGAACTGGGTTGTGACTGCTGCCCACTGCAGCGTGAA GACCTCTCACCGTGTGATCCTGGGAGAGCACGATCGCTCGTCCAACGCTGAGAACATCCAGACCATCAATGTTGGCCAG GTCTTCAAGCACCCCAAATACAACGGCTTCACCATCAACAACGACATCACCCTGATCAAGCTGGCCACCCCCGCCCTCTTGGGAACCCGTGTGTCCCCCGTGTGCGTTGCTGAGACCAACGATGACTTCCCCGGTGGGATGACGTGTGTGACCTCCGGCTGGGGTCTGACCCGCTACAACG CTGCTGACACCCCTGCCCTGCTGCAGCAGGCTGCTCTTCCCCTGCTGACCAAGGCTCAATGCCAGAAGTTCTGGGGCTCCAAAATCAGCGACCTTATGATCTGCGCTGGAGCCGATGGCGCCTCCTCCTGCATG GGTGACTCTGGTGGCCCCCTGGTCTGTGAGAAGGCTGGTGCCTGGACCCTGGTTGGTATTGTGTCCTGGGGCAGTGGAACCTGCACCACCACTATGCCCGGAGTGTACGCCCGCGTCACCGAGCTCCGCTCTTACATCGACCAGACCATCGCCTCCAACTAA